The DNA segment AAACATTATGTCATGGCGAAAAAAATTATTAACTACAATCGAAGATTCGAAAACGATACCAGCACTGAAAATTGTATTCCGATCTGCACAGCCAGCTGATCATAAATTCATCATGCAACTGCAAGAGAAGTATCCATTTATTGATGATGAATACTGTCAATTTCTGGCCATAACTGACGGCGCCAGTTTGTGGGTGTATGAATTGTTTGGAAGTGGAATGTCAAGGATTCCAGCAATCGAAGGAATAATACATAGGTGGCGGACAAACACAGAGAATCTACAGGTGTTTCCATTCGCAGAAGACCCTGACGGCAATT comes from the Bremerella cremea genome and includes:
- a CDS encoding SMI1/KNR4 family protein translates to MSWRKKLLTTIEDSKTIPALKIVFRSAQPADHKFIMQLQEKYPFIDDEYCQFLAITDGASLWVYELFGSGMSRIPAIEGIIHRWRTNTENLQVFPFAEDPDGNCIAMRKNGNIIQYSYKDELDSDCIILANSFSDFLGDVLMGKDFYSLFDIPATEIKNNEWLYYLDRKGWLN